In Paenibacillus sp. 1781tsa1, one DNA window encodes the following:
- the nspC gene encoding carboxynorspermidine decarboxylase, with the protein MRFEQLPTPCFVVDEGLIEKNLKILNGVMQRTGAKIVLAQKAFSMTAMYPLIGEYLSGATASGLYEARLGHEEMGKENHVFAPAYRAEEIDEIISICDHIIFNSFSQLAKFKDKALKAGRKVGLRVNPECSTQEGHEIYDPCSPGSRFGAKQEDFQADLLEGVSGLHFHTLCQQNSDDLETTLNAVVEKFGQWLPQMEWINFGGGHHITREDYDIPRLEACIKRMQNDYGLEVYLEPGEAVALNAGYLVTSVLDFHKNGMDIAILDTSATCHMPDVLEMPYRPPLIGSGEVGEKAHLYRLGGQTCLSGDVIGDYSFDQPLQEGDRLVFEDMAIYSMVKTNTFNGMPLPAIAVKRKDGDCEVVREFGYQDFKMRLA; encoded by the coding sequence ATGCGGTTCGAGCAATTACCGACGCCATGTTTTGTTGTTGACGAGGGGCTTATCGAGAAAAATCTGAAAATCCTGAACGGTGTTATGCAGCGTACAGGTGCCAAAATCGTGCTGGCTCAAAAAGCATTCTCCATGACTGCGATGTATCCGCTGATTGGAGAATACCTGAGCGGTGCTACGGCGAGCGGTCTGTATGAAGCACGCCTGGGCCACGAGGAAATGGGCAAAGAGAACCATGTCTTTGCTCCGGCATACCGCGCAGAAGAGATCGACGAGATTATCTCCATCTGCGACCATATTATTTTTAATTCTTTTTCACAGCTTGCCAAATTCAAGGATAAGGCGCTGAAGGCTGGCCGTAAGGTCGGCTTGCGCGTCAATCCTGAATGCTCTACCCAAGAAGGGCACGAGATCTATGATCCGTGTTCTCCGGGTTCGCGTTTTGGCGCGAAACAAGAGGATTTCCAAGCAGATCTGTTGGAAGGTGTCTCCGGACTGCACTTCCACACGCTGTGTCAGCAAAATTCCGATGATCTGGAGACTACGCTGAACGCAGTTGTTGAAAAGTTCGGACAATGGCTGCCACAAATGGAATGGATCAACTTCGGTGGTGGACACCATATCACACGTGAAGATTATGATATTCCAAGGTTGGAAGCTTGCATCAAGCGTATGCAGAATGATTATGGCCTGGAAGTATATCTGGAGCCGGGAGAAGCTGTTGCGCTGAACGCCGGTTATCTGGTGACTTCTGTGCTGGACTTCCATAAAAACGGTATGGACATCGCCATTCTGGATACTTCAGCTACATGCCATATGCCGGATGTGCTGGAAATGCCATATCGTCCGCCGCTGATCGGTTCGGGCGAAGTGGGCGAGAAAGCCCATCTGTATCGCCTAGGTGGACAAACCTGTCTGTCTGGGGACGTGATTGGGGATTATTCATTCGATCAGCCTTTGCAAGAAGGTGACCGTCTGGTATTCGAGGACATGGCGATTTACTCCATGGTGAAAACCAACACGTTCAACGGCATGCCACTTCCAGCGATTGCAGTCAAAAGAAAAGACGGCGATTGCGAAGTTGTTCGCGAATTTGGATATCAGGATTTCAAAATGAGGCTGGCATAA